ACCTTTCTCTTTGATAATCTCTTTACACTGCTTGATATCTTCTGCGGAACGAACGAATGACATGGCGATCCAGTCAGCACCGTGGTCTAATGCGAAGTTTAAGTTATCTAAATCCTCTTCAGTTAATGAAGGGATAGACACTTTTGTGTTTGGCAAGTTAACCCCTTTTCTCGATGTTAGGATACCTCCGTGTACAACTTCACATTTTACTGTGTCTTTGTGATTTGTACTCAAAACGCGCAATTGAAGTTTTCCATCATCTAACAAGATGATTTCGTCTTCTTTTACGTCGTTCGGGAAGTTTTCGTAAGTGATATAGATGCGGTTCTCGTCGCCAATTAATTCTTCTGTAGTGATTTCAACCTGACTTCCGTTGATTAGGATTGCTCCGCCTTCTTTCATTTTGCCGATACGGATTTTCGGTCCTTGTAAGTCTGCAAGGATACCTACCTTAAACGGGAACTCTTGGTTGATTTCTTTAATAGTGTTGATTACTTTCAGGTGGTCTTCTTGGCTTCCGTGCGAGAAGTTTAAACGGCAAACGTCTACTCCTTTAGCAATCATTCGGGTCAATACTTCTTTTTTTGAGGAAGCGGGGCCTAAAGTAGCTACAATTTTGGTTCGCTTTTTTAGTTTATCCATGTAATGTCTTTTTTTTAATGTTTTAAATCAATATTATTTGCAGTGTTCCACACTTTTCCCCGGAGGGTTTCGATTTAGGTTTTGGTGTATATTTTACACTATCTAAAAATAATTCGCTAAAATATCAGATTTTCTTTAGATTTCAATGCCGTTGGGTCTATTTCTTTTACAAGTAGTACTTCCGGTATCGCTTTAATGTTCTCTATTAGCGCTTCTAGATCTTCTTCATCAATATAATGTTTTATCAGCAGAAAGTAGTCAAAGCTCACAATCTCTGGGATCAAAGTACCTCCTTCAATAGACTTATTGCTAAGTAGATAGAATTCGAAGTCGTAAGTTTGATTATTGTAACGGTAGGTGATGAAATGATGTTGTACGCTGGGTTTGTTTTTCTTCGTCTCGTAGATGATGTGGTAGTCGAGTTCGTTTTGCGGTTTTTCTTTTTCCTTGCCGTTATGGTCTATGTAATCTTCTTTACCATGTACGAGTTTGAGCCCGGTGTGTTTGTTGATAAAGTGACAAAGCCGATAGTCTCTTAAGACGGAGCTTATGCCAATCAGGATAAAATCCAGTTCGAGGTCAAAGTCGGTTTCAAGTTTAAAAGTTATCTTGCTCAATCTATGATTTCTTTCAGTTCAGATAGCAAAAATACGGTTTTCAATAGATTAAAGAGGGTGCTTTACGTAAAAATATCATTAAATAAGGATTAAGTTTGTAAAAGCGTATTTCTTTTGTTATTATTGAATAGAGTTAGTTTTTAGCAGGTTGGAAAACCTTTCTTGGGGTAACTTTGTTCTTTATTTGTTTTCAAAAGTCAAAAAGATTTGATTTTTGGGGAAATTTATTTTTTCTTTGCACAGATTTATTAAACAATTAAACTAGAAAATCATGTCAGATATCGCATCAAGAGTAAAAGCTATTATCGTTGAAAAGTTAGGTGTAGATGAAAACGAAGTAACACCAGAGGCTTCTTTCACGAATGATTTAGGTGCAGACTCACTTGATACAGTTGAGTTGATCATGGAATTCGAAAAAGAATTCAACGTTGCTATTCCAGACGATCAGGCT
The DNA window shown above is from Sphingobacterium hotanense and carries:
- a CDS encoding IPExxxVDY family protein → MSKITFKLETDFDLELDFILIGISSVLRDYRLCHFINKHTGLKLVHGKEDYIDHNGKEKEKPQNELDYHIIYETKKNKPSVQHHFITYRYNNQTYDFEFYLLSNKSIEGGTLIPEIVSFDYFLLIKHYIDEEDLEALIENIKAIPEVLLVKEIDPTALKSKENLIF
- a CDS encoding acyl carrier protein, with protein sequence MSDIASRVKAIIVEKLGVDENEVTPEASFTNDLGADSLDTVELIMEFEKEFNVAIPDDQAENISTVGQAIAYLEKNVN